The Glycine max cultivar Williams 82 chromosome 12, Glycine_max_v4.0, whole genome shotgun sequence genome window below encodes:
- the LOC100797998 gene encoding probable WRKY transcription factor 31 yields the protein MIRRGGLSMDSDPIGSFFLHKPIVLNSFSAEDTNNHNPEWKKLSLHNNNMDATVTTKDYTIPFRINLSCSSADNHDDVSSPTSLRSRTEMDFFSNKNSTKDDDNNIVAAAGSASLPDNDHHSISPPTLDLKVNTCLNLLTTNASSDQSMVEDEISPNSEDKETKKEMADLQGDLERIKRENQKLRDTLDEVNTNYNALQMHFMNMMQERKGEEGEDQQEVSDGKVKEKKQGQSGGGVLVSRQFMDLGLASADIEPSSSSGGIRSQDRSGSPNIDVASKGLGTSNNDGNNSVNDEEEKEYDRGIESEDSPSGHADKVPRFSSPSKNNNVDQAEAEATMRKARVSVRARSEAPMITDGCQWRKYGQKMAKGNPCPRAYYRCTMAAGCPVRKQVQRCAEDRTVLITTYEGNHNHPLPPTAMAMAQTTSSAARMLLSGSMSSADSIMNADFLTRTLLPCSSSMATISASAPFPTVTLDLTHSPNPLQFPRQQHPNQLQIGVPQNFANSPSSLMPQIFGQALYNQSKFSGLQMSSHDTADPSSQFGYQPHQVPPHLADTVGAAIATDPNFTSALAAAITSIIGGAQQQHSNINNNSNNNVNMTANINNGNGNSNGNGKQ from the exons ATGATTAGACGTGGTGGGCTATCCATGGATTCAGATCCAATTGGGAGCTTCTTCCTCCATAAGCCAATTGTTCTCAACTCTTTCTCAGCTGAAGACACAAACAACCACAACCCCGAGTGGAAAAAACTCAGTCTTCACAACAACAACATGGATGCCACAGTTACCACAAAAGACTACACCATCCCCTTCCGAATCAACCTTAGCTGTTCTTCTGCAGACAATCATGATGATGTCTCTTCACCAACATCTCTCCGTAGCAGAACCGAGATGGACTTCTTCTCCAACAAGAACAGTACcaaagatgatgacaacaaCATCGTTGCTGCGGCTGGTTCTGCCTCTCTCCCCGACAATGATCATCATTCCATCTCTCCACCCACGTTGGATTTAAAAGTAAAC ACTTGTCTGAATCTTCTTACTACCAATGCTAGTAGCGATCAATCTATGGTGGAAGATGAGATATCACCCAATTCAGAAGACAAAGAAACTAAGAAAGAG ATGGCTGATCTTCAAGGTGATCTTGAGAGAATCAAAAGGGAGAATCAAAAGTTGAGGGACACGCTTGATGAGGTTAACACCAACTACAACGCGCTTCAGATGCACTTTATGAATATGATGCAGGAGCGGAAGGGCGAGGAAGGTGAAGATCAGCAAGAAGTGTCTGATGGCAAGGTTAAAGAGAAGAAGCAGGGTCAGAGTGGTGGTGGGGTATTGGTGTCAAGGCAGTTTATGGATCTTGGGTTGGCTAGCGCTGATATTGAACCCTCATCTTCATCAGGGGGAATAAGAAGTCAAGATAGATCAGGATCACCCAACATAGATGTGGCTTCCAAGGGATTAGGGACTAGTAACAATGATGGGAATAATAGTGTTAATGATGAAGAAGAGAAGGAGTATGATAGAGGGATTGAGAGCGAAGATAGTCCTTCAGGGCATGCTGATAAAGTTCCAAGGTTCAGTAGTCCTTCAAAGAATAATAATGTTGATCAGGCTGAGGCTGAGGCTACTATGAGGAAGGCAAGAGTTTCTGTTAGAGCTCGATCCGAAGCACCCATG ATTACTGATGGGTGTCAATGGAGAAAGTACGGGCAGAAGATGGCCAAAGGAAACCCATGTCCTAGAGCTTATTATAGATGTACCATGGCTGCTGGTTGCCCAGTTAGAAAACAG GTACAAAGGTGTGCTGAAGACCGAACAGTCCTTATCACAACCTATGAAGGAAATCACAACCATCCTTTGCCTCCAACAGCAATGGCAATGGCACAAACCACATCCTCAGCAGCAAGAATGTTGCTTTCTGGATCCATGTCAAGTGCTGACAGCATAATGAATGCAGACTTCCTCACAAGGACACTCCTTCCTTGCTCTTCAAGCATGGCCACTATCTCAGCATCTGCTCCATTCCCAACAGTTACATTAGACCTAACTCATTCTCCAAACCCTCTACAGTTCCCAAGGCAGCAGCATCCAAACCAGTTGCAAATTGGTGTCCCTCAGAATTTTGCAAACTCCCCATCATCTTTAATGCCTCAGATATTCGGACAAGCACTTTACAACCAATCAAAGTTTTCTGGCCTACAAATGTCATCACATGATACAGCAGACCCTTCTTCACAATTTGGTTACCAACCTCATCAAGTTCCACCACACCTTGCTGACACAGTTGGTGCTGCCATTGCTACTGATCCCAATTTCACTTCAGCATTGGCAGCTGCTATCACTTCCATCATTGGTGGTGCTCAGCAACAACACAgcaacattaataataatagtaacaatAATGTCAACATGACAGCCAACATCAACAATGGCAATGGCAACAGCAATGGCAACGGAAAGCAATAA